The following coding sequences are from one Bacillus solimangrovi window:
- the mgtE gene encoding magnesium transporter, whose translation MPESNQNLDNEFVEYIQKAIENEDMQSFREEFLDAHPYDRAKFFIKQRRKIRFQLYAYLSPEEMAEMFENLDIEDQEKLLEEMDPAYAADMLSKMYADDAVDVLNELDKSQVVSYLTIMDDEAAQEIKELLHYEEKTAGSIMTTEFVNIPANLSIREAMNHLKHEAPEAETIYYIFVTDEDLRLAGVISLRDLIIADDDLKIHEVMNDRVVSVSVSEDQEEVAKMMKDYDFLALPVVDFQKHLLGIITVDDIMDVMDEEASDDYSKLAAVSDMVTVDRNPFSAARKRLPWLIILLFLGMLTASLIGRFEDTLDKVAILAVFIPLIAGMAGNTGTQALAVAVRNIATGDTEHESKMKLIAREAGTGIITGAICGLLVVLVVYLWHHDVYLGLLVGISIFATLIVATLAGALVPLVMHKFNIDPAVASGPFITTINDLISILIYFGMATVFMQYLTR comes from the coding sequence ATGCCAGAATCAAATCAGAATTTAGATAACGAATTCGTTGAATACATTCAAAAAGCTATTGAGAATGAAGATATGCAGTCTTTTCGGGAAGAATTTTTAGATGCGCATCCATATGATCGTGCAAAGTTCTTTATTAAACAAAGACGTAAAATTCGCTTTCAATTATATGCATATTTATCACCTGAAGAAATGGCTGAAATGTTTGAAAATCTTGATATAGAGGATCAAGAAAAGTTATTAGAAGAGATGGACCCAGCATATGCAGCAGATATGTTATCAAAAATGTATGCAGATGATGCGGTTGACGTATTAAATGAACTTGATAAGTCACAGGTCGTAAGCTATTTAACGATTATGGATGATGAGGCCGCTCAAGAAATTAAAGAACTTCTTCATTATGAAGAAAAAACAGCAGGTAGTATCATGACGACAGAGTTCGTTAATATTCCTGCAAACTTATCGATTAGAGAAGCAATGAATCATTTGAAGCATGAGGCCCCAGAAGCTGAAACCATTTATTATATTTTTGTTACTGATGAAGACTTACGACTTGCAGGTGTTATTTCATTACGTGACTTAATTATTGCTGATGATGATTTGAAAATTCATGAAGTTATGAATGACCGTGTTGTATCAGTATCCGTAAGTGAAGATCAAGAAGAAGTGGCAAAGATGATGAAGGACTATGACTTTTTAGCCCTTCCAGTTGTCGATTTTCAAAAGCATTTATTAGGAATTATCACAGTTGATGATATAATGGATGTTATGGATGAAGAGGCTTCGGATGATTATTCTAAGCTTGCTGCCGTTTCAGATATGGTAACAGTTGACCGTAATCCCTTTTCAGCAGCGCGTAAACGACTACCATGGCTTATCATACTATTATTCTTAGGTATGCTGACAGCAAGTTTAATTGGACGATTTGAGGATACGTTAGATAAGGTAGCTATTTTAGCAGTGTTCATTCCTTTAATTGCAGGAATGGCAGGAAATACCGGTACACAGGCATTAGCTGTTGCTGTAAGAAATATTGCAACTGGGGACACTGAACATGAAAGTAAAATGAAGTTAATTGCTCGAGAGGCAGGAACAGGTATTATTACTGGTGCGATTTGCGGTTTACTCGTTGTTCTCGTCGTTTATTTATGGCATCATGATGTTTATCTAGGACTTCTCGTTGGGATTTCTATTTTTGCAACTTTAATTGTTGCAACACTTGCAGGTGCACTTGTACCGTTAGTAATGCATAAGTTCAACATTGATCCTGCAGTAGCGTCAGGCCCATTCATAACTACAATTAATGACCTAATTAGTATTTTAATTTATTTTGGAATGGCAACTGTTTTTATGCAATATTTGACACGATGA
- the prpE gene encoding bis(5'-nucleosyl)-tetraphosphatase PrpE: protein MFDIIGDIHGCNTEFIQLTKEMGYIWEKNVPIHPEGRMLVFVGDLADRGPNSIEVMETVWRLVVEQNMAHYVPGNHCDKLYRFFLGRNVQITHGLETTVAEYENLSNDEQQLVRTHFMELYEQSSLYVQLDSGNLVVAHAGIKEDYIGKNSKKVKTFVLYGDITGEKHPDGSPVRRDWAQHYRGQAWIVYGHTPVKSPRKVNHTYNIDTGAVFGNKLTGLRYPDMKLYSVPSSMPYVPEKFRSFD, encoded by the coding sequence ATGTTTGATATTATAGGTGATATTCATGGGTGTAATACCGAATTCATACAGTTAACAAAAGAAATGGGGTACATTTGGGAAAAGAATGTTCCTATCCATCCTGAAGGTCGCATGCTCGTTTTTGTTGGTGACCTTGCAGATCGAGGGCCAAACTCAATTGAAGTAATGGAAACTGTCTGGAGACTTGTAGTTGAACAGAATATGGCTCATTACGTGCCGGGGAATCATTGTGATAAGCTTTATCGCTTCTTCCTCGGAAGAAATGTACAAATTACGCATGGTTTAGAAACAACTGTCGCAGAATATGAAAACCTTTCTAATGATGAACAGCAATTGGTACGTACTCATTTTATGGAATTGTATGAGCAATCTTCACTATATGTACAACTAGATAGCGGAAATCTAGTTGTTGCACACGCTGGCATCAAAGAAGACTACATCGGGAAAAATAGTAAAAAAGTAAAAACATTTGTATTATACGGGGATATCACTGGAGAAAAACATCCTGATGGCTCACCAGTGCGCAGAGATTGGGCACAACACTATCGAGGACAAGCTTGGATTGTCTATGGACATACACCAGTAAAATCACCAAGAAAGGTGAATCATACCTATAATATTGATACTGGAGCTGTGTTCGGAAATAAACTGACAGGATTACGTTATCCTGATATGAAACTATATTCCGTCCCCTCATCAATGCCATACGTTCCTGAGAAATTCCGTTCTTTTGATTAA